One part of the Lotus japonicus ecotype B-129 chromosome 2, LjGifu_v1.2 genome encodes these proteins:
- the LOC130739074 gene encoding uncharacterized protein LOC130739074, whose protein sequence is MLRSVVRAATTHHSWRHKPTTISSLSYSSKAPKPAPTSKPAAADLLFDEQERLRRLAADEKDPSLDVGPDGRPLFTSATSISKLTGKDSCTYFKLTKEALNEVLPEGVPMGMVKEFQDSMRPALLVRQSFLDLRDNFRRIVDPPLWSPPGKGVKARKQVVLDGPVSCGKSIALAMLVQWAREEGWLVFYVPQGKEWTHGGFFYKHPQSGLWDTPVQAENVLKDFLKYNESYLKRLPCQIFDPIPLGEGAGVGWLKDVDSLAISEGTMLYELVKTGIEQTHAAVGVVVRLRKELSLVKDMPVLIAIDQYNNWFTFSEYEEPVTIRSCRPIHARELTMVNAFRSMMHNEMMVGAFSHSTAVGKLRQHLPDVPVDARVVFPRYSLDEAETVCHYYLRQRLIRREGFSEENWKKIYFLCNGNGTEMRGLVPFMR, encoded by the exons ATGTTGCGGTCAGTTGTGAGAGCCGCAACAACCCATCATTCATGGCGGCACAAACCCACCACTATCTCATCTCTCAGTTACTCTTCTAAGGCTCCAAAGCCCGCTCCCACTTCCAAACCCGCCGCCGCCGACCTCCTCTTCGACGAACAGGAACGCCTCCGCCGCCTCGCCGCCGATGAAAAGGACCCTTCTCTCGATGTTGGCCCTGACGGCCGCCCCCTCTTCACTTCAGCCACTTCCATCTCCAAGCTCACCGGCAAAGACTCCTGCACCTACTTCAAACTAAC AAAGGAGGCTCTGAACGAGGTTCTACCTGAAGGGGTTCCAATGGGTATGGTGAAGGAGTTTCAGGACTCCATGCGACCTGCTCTGCTTGTTCGCCAGAGCTTCTTGGATCTTCGTGATAACTTCAGGCGCATTGTTGATCCCCCATTGTGGTCACCTCCTGGTAAAG gCGTTAAGGCTAGGAAGCAAGTTGTTTTGGATGGTCCTGTTAGCTGTGGGAAGAGCATTGCGCTTGCGATGCTAGTTCAGTGGGCTCGAGAAGAAGGTTGGTTGGTTTTCTATGTTCCTCAAGGAAAGGAATGGACTCATGGTGGTTTCTTCTACAAGCATCCACAATCAGGTCTATGGGACACACCTGTCCAGGCTGAGAATGTCCTCAAG GATTTTTTGAAGTACAACGAGTCCTACCTAAAGCGATTGCCATGCCAAATATTTGATCCAATCCCATTAGGTGAGGGTGCTGGTGTTGGATGGTTAAAAGATGTTGATTCCTTGGCAATTTCTGAGGGTACAATGTTATATGAGCTGGTGAAGACTGGCATTGAACAAACCCATGCAGCTGTTGGAGTGGTAGTTCGTTTGAGGAAAGAGTTATCCCTTGTTAAAGATATGCCTGTACTTATTGCTATTGATCAA TATAATAACTGGTTCACATTCAGCGAGTATGAGGAGCCAGTCACAATTCGTTCATGTCGGCCAATACATGCTAGAGAACTTACAATG GTGAATGCTTTTAGGTCAATGATGCACAATGAGATGATGGTAGGCGCTTTTTCTCATTCCACAGCAGTAGGAAAGCTTCGACAACATTTGCCGGATGTTCCGGTAGATGCTCGTGTTGTGTTTCCTCGATACAGTTTAGATGAAGCTGAGACTGTTTGCCATTATTATTTAAG GCAAAGGCTTATTCGTCGCGAAGGATTCTCAGAAGAAAACTGGAAGAAAATTTACTTTCTGTGCAATGGAAATGGAACAGAGATGAGGGGGTTAGTTCCTTTCATGCGATGA